A stretch of Branchiostoma lanceolatum isolate klBraLanc5 chromosome 14, klBraLanc5.hap2, whole genome shotgun sequence DNA encodes these proteins:
- the LOC136448067 gene encoding histone H1-like: MSGSFARPSQTKQANMSAPAPSPKKAKKAPKAPAAHPPTTAMVTAALEALKDRKGSSLLAIKKYIAGNYKFDVEKKGHFIKRALKALVEKGTLIQVKGTGASGSFKINVAAKKAAEKAAKKPVAKKPVKKPAAKKAAKPKTAKPKKTAAKKATTPKKAKKPAAKKTKKTPAKKPVAKKPAKKTPKKKPAAKKAAPAKKAAKPKKK, translated from the coding sequence atgtcgggttcatttgcacgtccgtcgcagacaaagcaagctaacatgtccgccccagcaccgtccccaaagaaggccaagaaggcgcccaaggcccctgcggctcacccgcccaccaccgccatggtcacggcggccctggaagcgctcaaggaccgcaaaggttcttccctcttggccatcaagaagtacatcgccggcaactacaagttcgacgtggagaagaagggacacttcatcaagcgcgccctgaaagccttggtagagaagggcaccctcattcaggtgaaggGTACAGgagcgtcgggatccttcaaaatcaacgtggcagccaagaaagccgccgagaaggccgcaaagaaacctgtcgccaagaagccggtcaagaaacccgcggccaagaaggccgccaagcccaagaccgccaagccgaagaagaccgcggccaagaaggctaccacccccaagaaggccaagaagccggccgccaagaagactaagaaaactccggccaagaaaccagtcgccaagaaaccggccaagaagacgccaaaaaagaagccggccgccaagaaggcagcgcctgccaagaaggcggccaagcccaagaagaagtga
- the LOC136449134 gene encoding histone H2B-like, whose translation MPPSGKAAKKAGKARPAGDKKRGRRRKRRETFGVYIYKVLKQVHPDTGVSSKAMGIMNSFVNDIFERIAAEASRLAHYNKRSTISSREIQTAVRLLLPGELAKHAVSEGTKAVTKYTSSK comes from the coding sequence atgccaccaagtggaaaagccgccaagaaagccggcaaggccaggcccgcaggagacaagaagcgcggaaggaggagaaagagaagggaaaccttcggcgtctacatctacaaggtgctcaagcaggtgcaccccgacaccggcgtctctagcaaggccatgggcatcatgaactccttcgtcaacgacattttcgagagaatcgctgccgaagcttctcgactggctcactacaacaagcgctccaccatcagcagccgcgagatccagaccgccgtgcgactcctgttgccgggcgagctggccaagcacgccgtcagcgagggaaccaaggccgtcaccaagtacaccagctccaagtaa
- the LOC136448936 gene encoding late histone H2A.2.2-like has translation MSGRGKGGKARAKAKSRSSRAGLQFPVGRVHRFLRKGNYAQRVGAGAPVYLAAVLEYLTAEILELAGNAARDNKKTRIIPRHLQLAVRNDEELNKLLGGVTIAQGGVLPNIHAVLLPKKTSKAQ, from the coding sequence atgtctggacgtggcaaaggtggcaaggcacgcgccaaggccaagagccgttcttcccgtgcgggtctccagttcccggtcggtcgggtgcatcgcttcttgcgcaagggaaactacgcccagcgcgtgggtgccggcgcaccggtgtacctggcggccgtgctggagtacctgacggccgagatcctggagctggccggtaacgctgcccgcgacaacaagaagacccgAATCATCccacgtcaccttcaactggccgtccgcaacgacgaggagttgaacaagctgctgggcggagtgaccatcgcacagggcggcgttctgcccaatatccacgccgtgcttctgcccaagaagacaagcaaggctcagtaa